One segment of Tamlana crocina DNA contains the following:
- a CDS encoding diadenylate cyclase: protein MEIFKDILDLSVVDIIDVILVALLLYYVYKLVKGTVAINIFIGIIIIYLVWKLTDFLEMELLTGIFGGFMQVGIIALIVVFQPEIRKFLLMVGSTNFNRRKKFMQQFKFLKTVQEIETDVDAVVSACNKMSMSKTGALIVFERNNNLDFLSESGDEMNIKVTQPIIESIFFKNSPLHDGAIIISNNVVKATRVILPVNNDKNIPQRFGLRHRAAIGVTEKTDAVALAVSEETGHISYFKDGEFVVFEDTSELSSMIKKDLG, encoded by the coding sequence TTGGAAATTTTTAAAGATATTCTTGATCTTTCTGTAGTAGACATCATCGATGTTATTTTGGTAGCCCTCCTGCTCTACTATGTTTACAAACTGGTAAAGGGCACCGTGGCCATTAATATTTTCATAGGCATCATCATTATTTATCTGGTTTGGAAACTGACCGATTTTCTTGAAATGGAACTGCTCACCGGCATTTTTGGTGGTTTTATGCAAGTGGGGATTATCGCATTGATTGTGGTTTTTCAACCAGAAATACGAAAGTTTTTGCTCATGGTGGGTTCGACCAATTTCAACCGTCGGAAAAAATTCATGCAGCAATTCAAATTTTTAAAAACTGTTCAGGAAATAGAAACCGATGTAGATGCGGTGGTTTCGGCCTGTAACAAAATGAGCATGTCTAAAACCGGCGCGCTTATTGTTTTTGAACGCAATAACAATTTGGATTTCCTATCGGAATCGGGCGACGAGATGAATATAAAAGTCACCCAACCCATCATTGAAAGTATCTTTTTTAAGAACAGTCCGTTGCACGATGGCGCCATTATCATCAGCAATAACGTGGTAAAAGCTACAAGGGTTATTCTGCCTGTAAATAACGACAAAAATATTCCGCAGCGCTTTGGTTTACGTCACCGGGCCGCCATTGGAGTTACCGAAAAAACCGATGCTGTGGCTTTGGCCGTAAGCGAAGAAACTGGGCATATTTCCTATTTTAAAGATGGAGAGTTTGTGGTTTTTGAAGACACTTCCGAACTCAGTTCCATGATAAAAAAGGACTTGGGTTAA
- a CDS encoding response regulator transcription factor, protein MKIKIAITDDHPLVLNGIASMLEGTPDIQVVGAYENASQTLESIEKDSPDILLLDINLPDVNGIDLSKRLLKAYPELKIIALTNFEDLSYVKRMLKNGVHGYLLKNTDKLELITAMKTVLQGELFLPENIQKRLLSQAPKKTVDNGLKPNLTRREHEVLLAISEELTTQEISEKLFISPKTVETHRMNIMSKLGAKNSVGIIKIAIEKQLL, encoded by the coding sequence ATGAAAATTAAAATAGCCATAACAGACGATCATCCTTTGGTGCTTAACGGCATCGCGTCGATGCTCGAAGGTACACCCGATATTCAGGTGGTGGGTGCTTATGAAAATGCCAGCCAAACATTAGAAAGTATTGAAAAGGATTCACCTGATATTTTGCTTTTGGATATCAATCTACCTGATGTCAATGGTATTGATTTAAGCAAAAGGTTGCTGAAAGCATACCCAGAACTAAAAATTATAGCATTGACCAATTTTGAGGATTTATCGTATGTAAAGCGAATGTTGAAAAACGGGGTACATGGCTATTTGTTGAAAAATACCGATAAACTTGAATTGATTACAGCCATGAAAACGGTGTTGCAGGGAGAGTTGTTTTTGCCTGAAAACATCCAAAAGCGTTTATTGAGTCAAGCTCCTAAAAAGACGGTAGACAATGGATTGAAACCGAATTTAACACGTCGCGAACACGAAGTGCTTCTGGCTATCTCAGAAGAATTGACCACACAGGAAATTTCAGAAAAACTGTTCATTAGCCCTAAAACCGTTGAAACCCACCGTATGAATATTATGAGCAAACTTGGTGCAAAAAACAGCGTGGGCATCATTAAAATTGCTATTGAAAAGCAGCTGCTTTAA
- a CDS encoding DUF1599 domain-containing protein yields the protein MQNTSQQYDAVIDTCKSLFEKKMSDYGSAWRILRLPSLTDQIFIKAQRIRSLQENEVRKVDEGEASEFIGIINYCIMALIQLEKGVAEQPDMSTEEAVELYTEKIAETKQLMENKNHDYGEAWRDMRVSSLTDLILQKLLRVKSIENNKGKTQVSEGVDANYQDMINYSVFALIHLNEK from the coding sequence ATGCAAAATACCTCACAACAGTACGATGCCGTAATCGATACTTGCAAAAGTTTATTTGAAAAGAAAATGAGCGATTATGGCAGTGCTTGGCGCATATTGCGATTACCTTCGTTAACCGATCAAATTTTTATAAAAGCACAGCGCATAAGAAGCCTTCAGGAAAACGAAGTTAGAAAAGTAGATGAAGGCGAGGCGAGTGAGTTTATTGGCATTATCAACTACTGTATCATGGCTTTGATTCAGTTGGAAAAGGGTGTGGCAGAACAGCCTGATATGAGCACCGAGGAAGCTGTTGAACTGTACACTGAAAAGATAGCCGAAACCAAACAACTCATGGAAAACAAAAACCACGATTACGGCGAGGCTTGGCGCGATATGAGGGTAAGCAGTTTAACTGATTTGATTTTGCAGAAACTATTGCGCGTTAAATCTATTGAAAACAATAAAGGAAAAACCCAAGTAAGTGAAGGCGTTGATGCCAATTATCAGGATATGATTAATTATTCGGTGTTTGCGTTGATTCACCTCAATGAAAAATAG
- the folP gene encoding dihydropteroate synthase gives MTINCKGQLIDLSSPKVMGILNLTPDSFYDGGKHKNESDILSHVELMLTKGATFIDVGAYSSRPNADHVDEATELKRILPIIGIILKEFPETLLSIDTFRSEVAKQCIDAGAALINDISAGKLDEQMLPTVASLHVPYIMMHMRGTPKTMQQQTEYNNLTKDILFYFSERIHAAQALGIKDIIVDPGFGFAKTLEQNFELMDQLELFKIIEKPLLVGISRKSMIYKSLGSTANEALNGTSVLNTVALQKGASILRVHDVKEAMECIKLVEKLEVRS, from the coding sequence ATGACCATTAACTGCAAAGGACAGCTCATTGATTTATCATCGCCGAAAGTGATGGGGATTTTAAACCTCACACCCGATTCGTTCTACGATGGCGGAAAACACAAAAACGAAAGCGATATTTTAAGCCATGTGGAACTCATGCTTACCAAAGGTGCTACGTTTATTGATGTTGGTGCTTACAGCTCGCGCCCCAATGCCGATCATGTAGATGAAGCCACCGAACTCAAGCGCATACTCCCCATTATTGGAATTATTTTAAAGGAATTTCCGGAAACACTGCTCTCTATTGACACATTTAGAAGTGAAGTAGCCAAGCAATGTATTGATGCTGGCGCGGCACTGATTAATGATATTTCAGCGGGAAAATTGGACGAACAGATGCTACCAACCGTTGCCAGCTTGCACGTACCTTATATTATGATGCACATGCGCGGCACGCCAAAAACCATGCAACAGCAAACAGAATACAATAATCTTACGAAGGATATTCTTTTTTATTTTTCTGAAAGAATACACGCCGCCCAGGCATTGGGCATAAAAGATATTATCGTTGATCCCGGTTTTGGATTTGCTAAAACTTTGGAGCAGAATTTTGAATTGATGGACCAATTGGAGCTTTTCAAAATAATTGAAAAACCTTTGCTTGTGGGCATTTCAAGAAAATCAATGATTTATAAAAGCTTAGGTTCAACGGCCAACGAAGCCTTAAATGGCACATCGGTTTTAAATACCGTTGCGCTGCAAAAAGGCGCTTCCATTTTAAGGGTGCATGATGTAAAAGAGGCTATGGAATGTATTAAGTTGGTTGAAAAGTTAGAAGTTAGAAGTTAG
- a CDS encoding TlpA disulfide reductase family protein, whose translation MKKLLGVVVLFTILSCKTEEPTQFTEAALNDNMITLDGSSIAFKDILKQYEGKTVFVDVWASWCGDCIKNMPKVKALQEKYTDVVYLFLSLDRGQKSWKKGIEKYNVQGEHYFIPSADDSAFTDFADVGWIPRYMVLGPQGNIKLFEAIEADDARIKENLINN comes from the coding sequence ATGAAAAAGTTACTTGGTGTTGTGGTGTTGTTTACCATTTTAAGCTGTAAAACGGAGGAACCCACGCAGTTTACGGAAGCTGCGTTAAATGATAATATGATTACTTTAGATGGCTCTTCCATCGCGTTTAAAGACATATTGAAACAATACGAAGGCAAAACCGTTTTTGTTGATGTTTGGGCCTCTTGGTGTGGCGATTGCATAAAAAACATGCCCAAGGTAAAGGCGCTTCAAGAAAAATATACAGACGTGGTTTATCTTTTTTTGTCTTTAGATAGAGGACAAAAATCGTGGAAAAAAGGCATAGAAAAATACAACGTACAGGGTGAGCACTATTTTATCCCCTCGGCTGATGACAGTGCGTTTACCGATTTCGCCGATGTGGGGTGGATTCCGCGTTACATGGTGCTTGGCCCGCAAGGAAATATAAAATTGTTTGAGGCTATTGAGGCTGATGACGCACGTATAAAAGAGAACTTAATTAATAACTAA
- a CDS encoding ABC transporter permease translates to MISYFLNKTFYALLTLFGVVTVIFFLFSVLPGDPAQMMMGQNEDSEQLAAVKQKYGFDKPIGTQYLYYLNDLSPVSFHSKNEDDYTFLRKGKYSAAKLFSVGNTTTVIKWPYLRESFTKQGKRVSEVLGETLPNTFVLAVSAITIAMILGMSLGIVSALYKDKWLDKAIQVLSTLGMSVPSFFSAILFAWFFGFILHEYTNLEMTGSLYELDDFGEAMHIKWKNLILPAVVLGIRPLAVVIQLMRNSLLEVFNQDYIRTARAKGLSEYQIIKKHAVKNALNPVVTAISGWFASMLAGAVFVEYIFGWNGLGKEIVNALNTLDLPVIMGSVLIIAVLFIIINIFVDVIYVWLDPKVKLE, encoded by the coding sequence TTGATTAGCTATTTCCTAAATAAAACCTTTTACGCACTGCTCACCTTATTCGGAGTGGTAACGGTGATATTCTTTTTGTTCAGTGTGCTTCCGGGCGATCCCGCACAAATGATGATGGGTCAAAACGAAGATAGTGAGCAATTGGCGGCCGTAAAACAAAAATACGGTTTCGATAAGCCCATCGGCACGCAATACCTGTATTATTTAAACGATTTGTCGCCCGTTTCATTCCATTCAAAAAACGAAGACGATTATACGTTTTTAAGAAAAGGAAAATACAGTGCAGCCAAATTGTTTTCCGTTGGAAATACCACAACGGTTATAAAGTGGCCTTATTTACGGGAATCGTTTACCAAGCAGGGCAAGCGGGTGAGCGAAGTTTTGGGGGAGACGTTGCCCAATACCTTTGTTTTGGCGGTGTCGGCCATAACCATAGCCATGATTTTAGGGATGTCCCTAGGCATTGTTTCCGCCTTGTATAAAGATAAATGGCTCGATAAAGCCATACAGGTGTTGAGTACTTTGGGTATGAGCGTACCGTCCTTTTTCAGTGCTATTTTGTTTGCCTGGTTTTTTGGATTTATCCTTCATGAATATACCAACTTGGAAATGACGGGCAGCCTTTACGAGCTCGACGATTTTGGCGAGGCCATGCACATAAAATGGAAAAACCTCATTCTGCCCGCCGTGGTATTGGGAATTCGTCCGTTGGCGGTGGTGATTCAACTCATGAGAAATTCGCTTTTGGAAGTGTTCAACCAAGATTATATCCGAACTGCACGCGCCAAAGGGTTAAGCGAATATCAAATTATAAAAAAGCATGCGGTTAAAAATGCATTAAACCCAGTGGTGACGGCTATTTCAGGGTGGTTTGCCTCCATGTTGGCAGGTGCCGTTTTTGTGGAGTATATTTTCGGGTGGAACGGCCTCGGAAAAGAAATCGTAAACGCACTAAATACCTTAGATTTGCCCGTAATTATGGGTTCGGTGTTAATTATCGCGGTATTGTTTATAATAATCAATATTTTTGTGGACGTTATTTACGTTTGGTTAGATCCGAAGGTAAAATTAGAGTAG
- a CDS encoding T9SS type A sorting domain-containing protein — MKRLILILIILVAFTELRAQISAGEYFFDNDPGIGNGIALTLSGNELDVDFNIPTTGLSSGVHKLYVRVLDQLGNWSLYDKNVFYVNAYNENSANIASAEYFFDTDPGVGNGKALAVSGNVVDQDFSIATTGLSSGVHKLYIRLVNTDGAWSLYDKNVFYVSPDNENSANIASAEYFFDTDPGVGNGTALAVSGNIIDQNLSIPTTGLSNGIHKLYVRMVNTDGTWSLYDKNVFYVDQGHSNTALITAAEYFFDIDPGIGNATAIDLDDEETIDMDMAIDVPTDLPAGDHFLYMRVQNTNGQWSLYALGELQGPLSTVEEEKIAFRFYPNPVKDVVYFQIQNQRAIDLKVINLKGEVVLERKLSNHQIDLSFLSSGVYLFYLKNENVQVSRTFIKH, encoded by the coding sequence ATGAAAAGGCTTATTTTAATATTAATAATCCTCGTGGCTTTTACAGAGTTGCGGGCGCAGATAAGCGCCGGAGAGTATTTTTTCGATAATGATCCCGGGATAGGAAATGGCATCGCGTTAACACTTTCGGGCAATGAGTTGGATGTGGATTTTAATATCCCGACAACTGGACTTTCAAGCGGCGTGCATAAATTGTATGTACGGGTTTTAGACCAATTGGGAAATTGGAGCTTGTACGATAAAAACGTGTTTTATGTGAATGCCTATAACGAAAATTCGGCAAATATCGCTTCCGCGGAATATTTTTTTGATACCGACCCCGGTGTGGGTAACGGAAAGGCTTTAGCCGTTTCGGGTAATGTGGTTGATCAAGATTTTAGCATAGCAACCACAGGACTTTCAAGCGGTGTGCACAAATTGTACATAAGGTTAGTTAATACTGATGGCGCTTGGAGTCTGTACGATAAAAATGTGTTTTATGTGAGTCCGGACAATGAAAATTCAGCAAATATCGCTTCCGCAGAATATTTTTTTGATACCGATCCGGGAGTTGGCAACGGAACAGCTTTAGCAGTATCGGGCAATATAATTGATCAAAATTTGAGCATACCAACTACTGGGCTTTCAAACGGTATTCATAAATTATATGTTCGAATGGTCAATACCGATGGCACGTGGAGTCTGTACGATAAAAATGTGTTTTATGTGGATCAAGGCCATTCGAATACAGCATTGATTACAGCAGCAGAGTATTTTTTTGATATCGACCCCGGCATTGGAAATGCCACAGCAATTGATTTGGACGACGAGGAAACGATTGACATGGACATGGCCATTGATGTGCCCACCGATTTGCCTGCGGGCGACCATTTTTTGTACATGCGGGTTCAAAATACCAATGGCCAATGGAGTTTATATGCTTTAGGAGAGCTACAAGGCCCATTGTCGACTGTTGAAGAGGAAAAAATAGCATTTAGGTTTTATCCGAACCCCGTAAAAGATGTCGTGTACTTTCAGATACAAAATCAGAGAGCTATCGATTTAAAAGTTATCAATTTAAAAGGTGAAGTAGTGCTTGAAAGAAAATTGAGCAATCATCAAATAGACCTTAGTTTTTTAAGCTCGGGGGTATATTTGTTTTATTTAAAAAATGAAAACGTTCAAGTTTCGAGGACGTTTATAAAACATTAA
- a CDS encoding BT_3928 family protein, translating to MKVLVSLSRILVGILFIISGFIKLNDPLGFSYKLQEYFSPDVLNMPFLEPYALIISVLVVVFEVVLGVFLIIGYKPKFTVWSLLAMIVFFTFLTFYSAYFDKVKDCGCFGDALKLTPWESFTKDVVLLIFILILFFGVKYIKPVFGKLQTTVFALLGFILSLWFAYYVLMHLPAIDFRAYKIGNNIKEGMEIPEDAPKPVIEYTWKFNVNGEEQTFVTNGSYPSVEGDFVGVDTKVIKEGYTPPVVDFSIESEDEDLTEHFLNEENLIVVISYSLEKIERDGALKLKALQDKAIENGYAVIGLTASGEDAKAYINKTYKLDFNWYLCDEKALKTVVRSNPGVLELDAGTVKQKVHWNDLEDLKLPKVERKEKPKTIEENIAYFVNGEASSEEAVEVLDSTKIESVNVIKDSVQLKEFNTENNTSYTGIIEVKLKDE from the coding sequence ATGAAAGTACTCGTAAGTTTAAGCAGAATACTGGTCGGAATCCTATTCATTATTTCCGGGTTTATAAAACTGAACGACCCACTGGGGTTTTCGTATAAATTACAGGAATATTTTAGTCCAGATGTTTTGAATATGCCGTTTTTGGAGCCCTATGCACTGATTATTTCGGTGTTGGTGGTGGTTTTTGAAGTCGTTTTGGGCGTATTTTTAATCATTGGTTACAAACCCAAATTTACTGTTTGGAGCTTGTTGGCTATGATTGTGTTTTTTACGTTTTTAACCTTCTATTCGGCCTATTTCGATAAGGTAAAAGATTGCGGTTGCTTTGGCGATGCGCTTAAGCTCACCCCTTGGGAAAGCTTCACAAAAGACGTGGTACTGCTCATTTTTATCCTCATTTTATTTTTCGGAGTAAAGTACATAAAACCCGTGTTTGGAAAGTTGCAAACCACCGTTTTCGCCCTTTTGGGCTTTATTTTAAGTTTGTGGTTTGCTTACTATGTTTTGATGCATTTGCCGGCTATCGATTTCCGTGCTTATAAAATAGGAAATAATATAAAGGAGGGCATGGAAATTCCGGAAGATGCCCCAAAACCTGTTATTGAATACACTTGGAAATTCAACGTAAACGGTGAAGAACAAACGTTCGTTACCAACGGCTCATACCCTTCGGTGGAAGGTGATTTTGTTGGGGTGGATACCAAAGTTATCAAGGAGGGCTACACGCCACCGGTGGTTGATTTTTCGATTGAAAGTGAAGATGAAGATTTAACCGAACATTTTTTAAACGAAGAAAACCTGATTGTGGTGATTTCGTATAGTTTAGAAAAGATTGAACGCGATGGCGCTTTAAAGCTGAAAGCCTTACAGGATAAAGCGATTGAAAATGGTTATGCTGTTATCGGTCTGACAGCCTCGGGCGAAGATGCTAAAGCGTACATTAACAAAACCTACAAATTGGATTTCAATTGGTATTTGTGTGATGAAAAAGCACTGAAAACCGTGGTGCGCTCCAATCCGGGAGTTTTGGAATTGGATGCCGGAACAGTAAAGCAAAAAGTACATTGGAATGATTTGGAGGATTTGAAGTTGCCAAAGGTTGAACGAAAGGAAAAACCAAAAACCATCGAGGAAAATATCGCTTATTTTGTAAACGGCGAAGCCTCTTCAGAAGAAGCAGTTGAGGTTTTGGATTCCACAAAGATTGAAAGCGTTAATGTTATAAAGGATTCCGTTCAACTCAAAGAATTCAATACTGAAAACAATACCAGTTATACCGGAATCATTGAGGTGAAATTAAAAGACGAATAA
- the tpiA gene encoding triose-phosphate isomerase, with protein MRKQIVAGNWKMNNDLAQTETLITALKSQKNTSNAEVMIAPTATNLWQAYNSLKNSNIEVIAQNMHFAENGAYTGEISANMLKSIGINTVILGHSERREYFNETDELLAKKVDAALAKGMNVIFCFGEELADRKAGNQEKVVESQIKNALFHLEGSAFRNIILAYEPVWAIGTGETASPDQAQEMHAFIRKTLADKYGSDIAESVSILYGGSVKPNNAEEIFSKTDVDGGLIGGASLNADDFFAIVNAF; from the coding sequence ATGAGAAAACAAATAGTAGCCGGAAACTGGAAAATGAACAACGATTTGGCACAAACCGAAACGTTGATTACCGCTTTAAAGTCACAAAAAAATACATCAAACGCTGAGGTGATGATAGCACCAACGGCAACCAACTTGTGGCAGGCATACAATAGTTTGAAAAACTCAAATATTGAAGTAATTGCACAAAACATGCACTTTGCAGAAAATGGTGCTTATACAGGCGAAATTAGTGCCAACATGCTAAAGAGCATTGGGATTAACACCGTTATTTTAGGACATAGCGAGCGTCGTGAATATTTTAATGAAACTGACGAACTTTTAGCAAAAAAGGTTGACGCAGCCTTGGCTAAGGGCATGAATGTTATTTTCTGTTTTGGTGAAGAATTGGCCGATAGAAAAGCTGGAAACCAAGAAAAAGTGGTGGAAAGCCAAATTAAAAACGCATTGTTCCATTTAGAAGGTTCAGCGTTTAGAAATATTATTTTAGCTTACGAACCCGTTTGGGCTATTGGTACGGGTGAAACTGCAAGCCCAGACCAAGCACAGGAAATGCATGCGTTTATTAGAAAAACTTTGGCCGATAAATACGGAAGTGATATCGCTGAGTCTGTGTCCATCCTTTACGGAGGAAGTGTTAAACCGAACAATGCTGAAGAGATTTTTTCGAAAACAGATGTTGATGGAGGTTTAATAGGTGGCGCTTCATTAAATGCAGATGACTTTTTTGCCATTGTAAATGCATTTTAA
- a CDS encoding sensor histidine kinase: MKSVLSIVGLWFVLASAFAQNESPIDSLKFELTKPQPDSTQVKILNELAYYYSYKNIDTSFVYARDALKKAKRLGFHAGRAKANLYIGNAFMFTNQYDSARYYFNAASKICDKHNVKKSAVYSSLGILYKAEGNYEKAIDTYFEGIAYDESTNNDYGKFIKLINLGNVYSKTGNLNKSTEYELQALKLAKTSKNENMQFALGTLLNNIGGGYAQLKDYDKALQYFNESLAVNIENQNTKEIARNYNNLGVVYHEKGDFEQALHVLKKALKIREDLKDEDEQIETQMVLGTVYGKMKNETLSELHFSKALQIARKINDKSLISEVYLAMSDSYVLQNKHSRALQNFKNHAQFKDSVLLENNLKNISEIEIKYQTEKKDKAIVEQQLKLQKQEAQNSFMLGTLIFLVLLATLLFFLFQQRQKRKNQEILTLKREFQIKTLESLIEGEEKERLRIAKELHDGVNGDLSAIKYKLSSLMEMNNKVIKETIAMIDDSCKQVRAISHNLVPPSLESFNLVEATQVYCDNLNELHSGLKIVFQHLGDAVNMRKKAEINAYRIIQELVANSLKHAEATTINVQISSHGDTVQITVEDDGKGFDKNEVDASGIGLSNVQSRVDYLKAEIDFISNDNGTSCIIDIDKKDFNEN, encoded by the coding sequence TTGAAATCGGTACTATCAATAGTTGGTCTGTGGTTTGTTTTGGCAAGTGCTTTTGCTCAAAACGAATCGCCCATTGATAGTTTAAAATTCGAATTGACAAAACCACAACCCGATAGTACCCAAGTTAAGATTTTAAATGAGTTGGCTTATTACTATTCGTACAAAAATATCGATACGTCCTTTGTTTATGCCAGGGATGCTTTAAAAAAAGCAAAACGGTTGGGGTTCCACGCTGGGCGGGCAAAAGCCAATTTATATATTGGAAATGCTTTTATGTTCACCAATCAATACGATTCGGCGCGATATTATTTTAATGCGGCTTCCAAAATTTGCGACAAACACAATGTTAAAAAATCGGCTGTGTATAGCTCGCTGGGCATTCTTTACAAAGCAGAGGGGAATTACGAAAAGGCCATTGATACTTATTTTGAGGGCATAGCTTACGATGAAAGTACCAATAACGACTATGGTAAATTCATTAAGCTGATTAATCTCGGGAACGTCTATTCCAAAACCGGAAATTTAAACAAAAGTACAGAGTATGAGTTGCAAGCGTTAAAGTTGGCCAAAACGTCAAAAAATGAAAACATGCAATTCGCCCTCGGCACTTTGTTAAACAATATTGGAGGAGGCTATGCACAATTGAAAGATTACGATAAGGCCTTACAGTATTTTAATGAGTCGTTGGCGGTCAACATCGAAAACCAAAACACCAAGGAAATAGCCAGAAATTACAATAATTTAGGGGTTGTTTACCATGAAAAGGGCGATTTCGAACAGGCTTTACATGTGCTCAAAAAAGCCTTGAAAATCAGGGAAGATTTAAAAGATGAAGACGAGCAGATTGAGACGCAAATGGTTCTGGGCACGGTTTACGGAAAAATGAAAAACGAAACCTTATCGGAATTGCATTTTTCAAAGGCATTGCAAATCGCCCGAAAAATAAACGATAAATCACTGATATCCGAAGTGTACTTGGCCATGAGCGATAGCTATGTGCTTCAAAACAAGCATTCAAGGGCGCTACAAAATTTTAAAAACCACGCTCAGTTTAAAGATAGCGTGTTGTTAGAGAATAATTTAAAGAACATCAGCGAAATTGAAATTAAATATCAAACCGAGAAAAAAGACAAGGCAATTGTTGAACAACAATTAAAACTGCAAAAACAGGAAGCTCAAAACAGCTTCATGCTCGGAACACTTATTTTTTTGGTACTGTTGGCAACCTTACTGTTTTTCCTATTTCAGCAACGCCAAAAACGCAAAAATCAAGAAATATTAACCTTAAAACGCGAGTTCCAAATAAAAACTTTAGAGTCGTTAATCGAAGGTGAAGAAAAAGAACGATTGCGCATTGCCAAAGAGTTGCACGATGGGGTAAACGGCGATCTTTCGGCCATAAAATATAAACTGTCTTCCCTCATGGAAATGAACAATAAGGTGATAAAAGAAACCATTGCTATGATTGACGATTCCTGTAAACAGGTGCGTGCCATTTCGCATAATTTGGTGCCGCCTTCGTTGGAAAGTTTTAATTTAGTGGAGGCCACCCAGGTGTATTGCGATAATTTAAACGAATTGCATTCGGGATTAAAGATTGTTTTTCAGCATTTGGGTGATGCGGTTAACATGCGTAAAAAGGCCGAGATAAATGCCTATCGAATCATTCAGGAGCTGGTGGCCAATAGCTTAAAGCACGCCGAAGCTACCACCATAAACGTACAAATCAGTTCGCACGGCGATACCGTTCAAATTACGGTTGAAGACGATGGAAAAGGGTTTGACAAAAACGAAGTGGACGCTTCTGGAATTGGGTTGAGCAATGTGCAATCCAGAGTGGATTATTTAAAGGCTGAAATTGATTTTATTTCAAACGACAACGGCACCTCTTGTATTATTGACATTGATAAAAAAGACTTCAATGAAAATTAA
- the prmA gene encoding 50S ribosomal protein L11 methyltransferase, translating into MSNTIYLGYYFKVEPLQPAVEILIAELGYTGFESFVETEDGVTAYIQQDEWNEAILEDVQILNSEEFKISYTFEEIEQTNWNEEWEKNFNPIEVDGMVTVRAPFHEKTDTEFDIVIEPKMSFGTGHHETTHMMIQHILKNDFKDKSVLDMGCGTGVLAILAEMKGAKPIDAVDYDNWCYLNSLENVERNNCEHITVIEGDASVLKNKTYDIIIANINRNILLQDMAVYVSCLNKKGMLFLSGFYNDDIPIIQQACENQMLKFDEKLERNQWVALKFLN; encoded by the coding sequence ATGTCGAACACCATTTATTTAGGATATTATTTTAAGGTAGAACCTTTGCAACCCGCTGTTGAAATTTTAATAGCGGAATTGGGGTATACAGGTTTTGAGAGTTTTGTTGAAACGGAAGATGGCGTTACGGCCTATATTCAACAAGATGAGTGGAATGAAGCCATTTTGGAGGATGTACAAATTTTGAATTCAGAGGAATTCAAAATCAGTTACACTTTCGAAGAAATAGAGCAGACCAATTGGAACGAAGAGTGGGAGAAAAATTTTAATCCCATTGAAGTGGATGGTATGGTAACGGTACGTGCACCGTTTCATGAGAAAACCGATACTGAATTCGATATAGTTATAGAACCAAAAATGAGTTTTGGCACGGGGCACCACGAAACGACTCATATGATGATTCAACATATTTTGAAAAACGATTTTAAAGATAAATCGGTACTCGATATGGGCTGCGGAACTGGGGTTTTAGCTATTCTAGCCGAAATGAAAGGTGCTAAACCCATTGATGCGGTCGATTATGACAACTGGTGTTACCTTAATAGCTTAGAAAATGTGGAGCGTAATAATTGCGAACACATTACAGTAATTGAAGGTGATGCTTCGGTTTTAAAAAACAAAACATACGACATCATAATAGCCAACATTAACAGAAATATTCTGCTGCAGGATATGGCTGTTTATGTCTCTTGCTTAAATAAAAAAGGGATGTTGTTTTTGAGCGGTTTTTACAATGATGATATCCCGATTATTCAGCAAGCCTGTGAAAATCAGATGTTAAAATTTGATGAAAAATTAGAAAGAAACCAATGGGTTGCCTTAAAATTTTTAAATTAG